Proteins encoded together in one Telopea speciosissima isolate NSW1024214 ecotype Mountain lineage chromosome 4, Tspe_v1, whole genome shotgun sequence window:
- the LOC122659344 gene encoding uncharacterized protein LOC122659344 → MGSNSTIQTSRLFANPTTLAYWPISVAYPQANGQVEVTNRTLLEGVKKRLQGAKGKWVEELPSVLWAYRTTVRKPTGESPFQLAYGTEALAPVEVLAMSHRILHFNERTYDDGLQANLDFLDEVYEKALLRNVAYQQRTAK, encoded by the coding sequence atgggaagcaattcaacaatCCAAACTTCAAGGCTTTTTGCCAATCCTACAACATTGGCCTATTGGCCTATCTCTGTGGCTTACCCACAGGCTAATGGTCAGGTGGAAGTGACCAACAGAACACTGCTAGAGGGAGTCAAGAAAAGGTTACAGGGAGCCAAAGGTAAGTGGGTCGAAGAGCTTCctagtgtcctatgggcataccgAACAACAGTAAGGAAGCCCACAGGGGAGAGCCCATTCCAACTGGCATATGGTACCGAGGCCTTGGCACCAGTGGAAGTCCTAGCCATGTCCCATAGAATCTTGCACTTCAACGAACGCACATATGATGATGGGCTCCAGGCAAACTTAGATTTCTTAGACGAGGTTTACGAGAAGGCACTGCTTAGGAACGTGGCATACCAGCAGCGAACGGCCAAGTAA